In Mus musculus strain C57BL/6J chromosome 1, GRCm38.p6 C57BL/6J, a single genomic region encodes these proteins:
- the Ifi207 gene encoding uncharacterized protein LOC226691 isoform X2, producing the protein MVKEYKRIVLLKGLECINKHHFSLFKSLLARDLSLERDNQEKYSTIQIANMMEEKFKPDAGLGELIEFCEKVPALRKRAEILKKERSEGETSLEKNGQEAGPATPTSTTSHMLTSERGETSATQEETSTAQGETSTAQAGTSTAQAGTSTAQAGTSTAQKRKGMSEEKTDVKKTKASGKADQPPCCEGPTATSQSPISQVSFSASSIISLAQTKRKQITKSEGEKKKKLTQEQAQLSEPLGTDRKKDEDCLQTPLMAPPTPPSSSSNKKQKNTTIPKHGIIKTRGPQEIHQLVEFSSSSNFPAVSELPTFEGLSAIPSSRLQSSQKPLEAHLDLKMSPSSSRSPCHNLSVSLTSDSNVHLNSNAHSIQSSGAQVPYVPSATGFSNVRVPLMPSKTVSCSSIAPHMSLIKVPSSIQDLHLPTQEAFSSTEDPHNQAIASKNLQTTKMPPTTLTSKAQLLKMPSSATSSSSVQVSHTLATVSRSTSVKQILQTTRSSSIQILNSATVKASKNVQASQVSLPTEPNYFQASVAPPSATPSSSTSLLVPLSKATSRAQSTQIHPERESICVQAHRAPSSTVSRNKCTTQLTQGAASGTGKAFSLPEVKASMKVQAPQVSSPTASMSILNPNATPPTTSSNLLAPHATSSTTYSILLAPYATLSTASSNLLAPQATVSTASSNLLAPHATLSTTSSNLLAPHATLSTTSSNLLAPHATSSTASSNLLAPQATLSTPSNSLLAPHATLSTTSSNLLAPHATSSTASSNLLAPHATSSTASSNLLAPHATLPTASSNLLAPQLCPVTASRALSAIPVPSATVHSSPSWTPRRGTVPKEPSREEGHHQGPKQVMVLKVTEPFTYDLEEDKRMFHATVATETEFFRVKVFDTALISKFIPRNIIAISDYFGCNGFLEIYRASCVSDVNVNPTMVISNTLRQRANATPKISYLFSQAKGTFVSGEYLVIKKTERNKAIYYGVKDNTGKMEVMVYGRLTNITCEPGNKLRLVCFELNLIEDGLQLKSVRHSYMQVINARR; encoded by the exons ATGGtgaaagaatataagagaattGTTCTGCTGAAAGGACTTGAATGTATCAATAAGCATCATTTTAGCTTATTTAAGTCATTGCTGGCCAGAGATTTAAGTCTGGAAAGAGACAACCAAGAGAAATACTCCACAATTCAGATTGCTAACATGATGGAAGAGAAATTCAAACCCGATGCTGGATTGGGTGAACTGATCGAGTTTTGTGAAAAAGTACCAGCTCTTAGAAAACGTGCTGAAATTCTTAAAAAAGAGAGATCAGAAG GAGAAACATCACTGGAAAAAAATGGTCAAGAAGCAGGTCCTGCAACACCTACATCAACTACAAGCCACATGCTAACATCTGAAAGAGGAGAGACTTCCGCAACCCAGGAAGAGACTTCCACAGCTCAGGGGGAGACTTCCACAGCTCAGGCGGGGACTTCCACAGCTCAGGCGGGGACTTCCACAGCTCAGGCGGGGACTTCTACAGCCCAG AAAAGGAAAGGTATGAGTGAAGAAAAGACTGATGTGAAAAAGACCAAAGCATCTGGGAAAGCAGATCAGCCTCCCTGTTGTGAAGGACCCACAGCCACAAGCCAGTCACCAATATCCCAGGTCTCATTTTCAGCTTCATCTATAATTTCTTTGGCTCAG acaaagagaaaacaaatcacaaaaagtgaaggtgaaaagaaaaagaagctcaccCAGGAGCAGGCTCAGCTTTCAGAACCTTTAGGAACCGatagaaaaaaagatgaagattGTCTCCAGACTCCTCTTATGgcaccaccaacaccacccagCAGTTCCTCAAACAAG aaacagaaaaacacaaccatcCCAAAACATGGTATCATAAAGACAAGGGGTCCTCAGGAAATTCATCAACTTGTAGAATTTTCATCATCCAGCAACTTCCCAGCTGTAAGTGAACTCCCGACCTTTGAAGGACTTTCAGCAATTCCTTCTAGCAGACTTCAGTCTTCTCAGAAGCCTCTAGAAGCTCACTTGGATTTAAAGATGTCTCCAAGCTCTTCAAGATCACCTTGCCATAATCTTTCAGTGTCTCTAACGTCAGACTCAAATGTTCATCTGAACTCTAATGCACATTCCATCCAGTCCAGTGGTGCCCAGGTTCCTTATGTACCATCAGCAACAGGATTCAGTAATGTCAGGGTTCCTCTTATGCCTTCAAAAACAGTGTCCTGCTCTTCCATTGCTCCTCACATGTCTTTAATAAAGGTACCCAGCAGTATCCAGGACCTTCACCTTCCTACACAAGAAGCATTCAGTAGCACAGAGGATCCTCACAATCAAGCAATAGCATCCAAAAATCTCCAAACTACTAAAATGCCTCCAACAACACTGACAAGCAAAGCCCAGCTCCTAAAGATGCCTTCTTCAGCAACATCATCCAGCAGTGTTCAGGTTTCTCATACTCTAGCAACTGTGTCCAGAAGCACCTCTGTCAAACAGATACTTCAAACAACAAGATCCAGTAGCATTCAGATTCTTAACTCTGCTACAGTAAAAGCATCCAAGAATGTCCAGGCCTCTCAAGTATCTTTACCAACAGAACCCAATTATTTCCAGGCTTCTGTGGCACCTCCATCAGCAACACCCAGCAGTTCTACATCTCTTCTGGTACCTTTGTCAAAAGCCACAAGCAGAGCCCAGAGTACTCAAATTCATCCAGAAAGAGAATCCATTTGTGTCCAGGCTCATCGTGCTCCTTCATCAACAGTGTCCAGAAATAAGTGCACCACTCAGTTGACACAAGGGGCAGCATCCGGTACTGGGAAGGCCTTTTCCCTCCCTGAAGTAAAAGCATCCATGAAAGTCCAAGCACCTCAGGTGTCTTCCCCAACAGCATCCATGAGTATCCTGAATCCAAATGCAACCCCCCCAACAACATCCAGCAATCTCCTGGCTCCACATGCAACTTCATCAACAACATATAGCATCCTCCTGGCTCCATATGCAACTCTATCAACAGCATCTAGCAACCTCCTGGCTCCACAAGCAACTGTATCAACAGCATCTAGCAACCTCCTGGCTCCACATGCAACTCTATCAACAACATCTAGCAACCTCCTGGCTCCACATGCAACTCTATCAACAACATCTAGCAACCTCCTGGCTCCACATGCAACTTCATCAACAGCATCTAGCAACCTCCTGGCTCCACAAGCAACTCTATCAACACCATCCAATAGTCTCCTGGCTCCACATGCAACTCTATCAACAACATCTAGCAACCTCCTGGCTCCACATGCAACTTCATCAACAGCATCTAGCAACCTCCTGGCTCCACATGCAACTTCATCAACAGCATCTAGCAACCTCCTGGCTCCACATGCAACTCTACCAACAGCATCCAGCAATCTTCTGGCTCCACAGTTGTGTCCAGTAACAGCATCTAGGGCTCTCAGTGCTATTCCAGTGCCTTCAGCAACAGTACACAGCAGTCCATCCTGG ACACCAAGGAGAGGAACTGTACCAAAGGAGCCTTCTAGGGAAGAAGGTCACCATCAAGGTCCCAAACAAGTGATGGTGCTGAAAGTAACAGAACCATTTACATATGACCTGGAAGAAGATAAAAGGATGTTTCATGCTACAGTGGCTACTGAAACTGAGTTCTTCAGAGTGAAGGTTTTTGACACAGCTCTAATAAGCAAGTTCATCCCAAGAAATATCATTGCCATATCAGATTATTTTGGGTGCAATGGATTTTTGGAGATATACAGAGCTTCCTGTGTCTCTGATGTGAACGTTAACCCAACAATGGTCATCTCAAATACACTGAGACAAAGAGCTAATGCAACTCCTAAAATTTCTTATCTTTTCTCACAAGCAAAGGGGACATTTGTGAGTGGAGAGTACTTAGTAATTAAG
- the Ifi207 gene encoding uncharacterized protein LOC226691 isoform X1, protein MVKEYKRIVLLKGLECINKHHFSLFKSLLARDLSLERDNQEKYSTIQIANMMEEKFKPDAGLGELIEFCEKVPALRKRAEILKKERSEVTGETSLEKNGQEAGPATPTSTTSHMLTSERGETSATQEETSTAQGETSTAQAGTSTAQAGTSTAQAGTSTAQKRKGMSEEKTDVKKTKASGKADQPPCCEGPTATSQSPISQVSFSASSIISLAQTKRKQITKSEGEKKKKLTQEQAQLSEPLGTDRKKDEDCLQTPLMAPPTPPSSSSNKKQKNTTIPKHGIIKTRGPQEIHQLVEFSSSSNFPAVSELPTFEGLSAIPSSRLQSSQKPLEAHLDLKMSPSSSRSPCHNLSVSLTSDSNVHLNSNAHSIQSSGAQVPYVPSATGFSNVRVPLMPSKTVSCSSIAPHMSLIKVPSSIQDLHLPTQEAFSSTEDPHNQAIASKNLQTTKMPPTTLTSKAQLLKMPSSATSSSSVQVSHTLATVSRSTSVKQILQTTRSSSIQILNSATVKASKNVQASQVSLPTEPNYFQASVAPPSATPSSSTSLLVPLSKATSRAQSTQIHPERESICVQAHRAPSSTVSRNKCTTQLTQGAASGTGKAFSLPEVKASMKVQAPQVSSPTASMSILNPNATPPTTSSNLLAPHATSSTTYSILLAPYATLSTASSNLLAPQATVSTASSNLLAPHATLSTTSSNLLAPHATLSTTSSNLLAPHATSSTASSNLLAPQATLSTPSNSLLAPHATLSTTSSNLLAPHATSSTASSNLLAPHATSSTASSNLLAPHATLPTASSNLLAPQLCPVTASRALSAIPVPSATVHSSPSWTPRRGTVPKEPSREEGHHQGPKQVMVLKVTEPFTYDLEEDKRMFHATVATETEFFRVKVFDTALISKFIPRNIIAISDYFGCNGFLEIYRASCVSDVNVNPTMVISNTLRQRANATPKISYLFSQAKGTFVSGEYLVIKKTERNKAIYYGVKDNTGKMEVMVYGRLTNITCEPGNKLRLVCFELNLIEDGLQLKSVRHSYMQVINARR, encoded by the exons ATGGtgaaagaatataagagaattGTTCTGCTGAAAGGACTTGAATGTATCAATAAGCATCATTTTAGCTTATTTAAGTCATTGCTGGCCAGAGATTTAAGTCTGGAAAGAGACAACCAAGAGAAATACTCCACAATTCAGATTGCTAACATGATGGAAGAGAAATTCAAACCCGATGCTGGATTGGGTGAACTGATCGAGTTTTGTGAAAAAGTACCAGCTCTTAGAAAACGTGCTGAAATTCTTAAAAAAGAGAGATCAGAAG TAACAGGAGAAACATCACTGGAAAAAAATGGTCAAGAAGCAGGTCCTGCAACACCTACATCAACTACAAGCCACATGCTAACATCTGAAAGAGGAGAGACTTCCGCAACCCAGGAAGAGACTTCCACAGCTCAGGGGGAGACTTCCACAGCTCAGGCGGGGACTTCCACAGCTCAGGCGGGGACTTCCACAGCTCAGGCGGGGACTTCTACAGCCCAG AAAAGGAAAGGTATGAGTGAAGAAAAGACTGATGTGAAAAAGACCAAAGCATCTGGGAAAGCAGATCAGCCTCCCTGTTGTGAAGGACCCACAGCCACAAGCCAGTCACCAATATCCCAGGTCTCATTTTCAGCTTCATCTATAATTTCTTTGGCTCAG acaaagagaaaacaaatcacaaaaagtgaaggtgaaaagaaaaagaagctcaccCAGGAGCAGGCTCAGCTTTCAGAACCTTTAGGAACCGatagaaaaaaagatgaagattGTCTCCAGACTCCTCTTATGgcaccaccaacaccacccagCAGTTCCTCAAACAAG aaacagaaaaacacaaccatcCCAAAACATGGTATCATAAAGACAAGGGGTCCTCAGGAAATTCATCAACTTGTAGAATTTTCATCATCCAGCAACTTCCCAGCTGTAAGTGAACTCCCGACCTTTGAAGGACTTTCAGCAATTCCTTCTAGCAGACTTCAGTCTTCTCAGAAGCCTCTAGAAGCTCACTTGGATTTAAAGATGTCTCCAAGCTCTTCAAGATCACCTTGCCATAATCTTTCAGTGTCTCTAACGTCAGACTCAAATGTTCATCTGAACTCTAATGCACATTCCATCCAGTCCAGTGGTGCCCAGGTTCCTTATGTACCATCAGCAACAGGATTCAGTAATGTCAGGGTTCCTCTTATGCCTTCAAAAACAGTGTCCTGCTCTTCCATTGCTCCTCACATGTCTTTAATAAAGGTACCCAGCAGTATCCAGGACCTTCACCTTCCTACACAAGAAGCATTCAGTAGCACAGAGGATCCTCACAATCAAGCAATAGCATCCAAAAATCTCCAAACTACTAAAATGCCTCCAACAACACTGACAAGCAAAGCCCAGCTCCTAAAGATGCCTTCTTCAGCAACATCATCCAGCAGTGTTCAGGTTTCTCATACTCTAGCAACTGTGTCCAGAAGCACCTCTGTCAAACAGATACTTCAAACAACAAGATCCAGTAGCATTCAGATTCTTAACTCTGCTACAGTAAAAGCATCCAAGAATGTCCAGGCCTCTCAAGTATCTTTACCAACAGAACCCAATTATTTCCAGGCTTCTGTGGCACCTCCATCAGCAACACCCAGCAGTTCTACATCTCTTCTGGTACCTTTGTCAAAAGCCACAAGCAGAGCCCAGAGTACTCAAATTCATCCAGAAAGAGAATCCATTTGTGTCCAGGCTCATCGTGCTCCTTCATCAACAGTGTCCAGAAATAAGTGCACCACTCAGTTGACACAAGGGGCAGCATCCGGTACTGGGAAGGCCTTTTCCCTCCCTGAAGTAAAAGCATCCATGAAAGTCCAAGCACCTCAGGTGTCTTCCCCAACAGCATCCATGAGTATCCTGAATCCAAATGCAACCCCCCCAACAACATCCAGCAATCTCCTGGCTCCACATGCAACTTCATCAACAACATATAGCATCCTCCTGGCTCCATATGCAACTCTATCAACAGCATCTAGCAACCTCCTGGCTCCACAAGCAACTGTATCAACAGCATCTAGCAACCTCCTGGCTCCACATGCAACTCTATCAACAACATCTAGCAACCTCCTGGCTCCACATGCAACTCTATCAACAACATCTAGCAACCTCCTGGCTCCACATGCAACTTCATCAACAGCATCTAGCAACCTCCTGGCTCCACAAGCAACTCTATCAACACCATCCAATAGTCTCCTGGCTCCACATGCAACTCTATCAACAACATCTAGCAACCTCCTGGCTCCACATGCAACTTCATCAACAGCATCTAGCAACCTCCTGGCTCCACATGCAACTTCATCAACAGCATCTAGCAACCTCCTGGCTCCACATGCAACTCTACCAACAGCATCCAGCAATCTTCTGGCTCCACAGTTGTGTCCAGTAACAGCATCTAGGGCTCTCAGTGCTATTCCAGTGCCTTCAGCAACAGTACACAGCAGTCCATCCTGG ACACCAAGGAGAGGAACTGTACCAAAGGAGCCTTCTAGGGAAGAAGGTCACCATCAAGGTCCCAAACAAGTGATGGTGCTGAAAGTAACAGAACCATTTACATATGACCTGGAAGAAGATAAAAGGATGTTTCATGCTACAGTGGCTACTGAAACTGAGTTCTTCAGAGTGAAGGTTTTTGACACAGCTCTAATAAGCAAGTTCATCCCAAGAAATATCATTGCCATATCAGATTATTTTGGGTGCAATGGATTTTTGGAGATATACAGAGCTTCCTGTGTCTCTGATGTGAACGTTAACCCAACAATGGTCATCTCAAATACACTGAGACAAAGAGCTAATGCAACTCCTAAAATTTCTTATCTTTTCTCACAAGCAAAGGGGACATTTGTGAGTGGAGAGTACTTAGTAATTAAG
- the Ifi207 gene encoding uncharacterized protein LOC226691, with the protein MVKEYKRIVLLKGLECINKHHFSLFKSLLARDLSLERDNQEKYSTIQIANMMEEKFKPDAGLGELIEFCEKVPALRKRAEILKKERSEVTGETSLEKNGQEAGPATPTSTTSHMLTSERGETSATQEETSTAQGETSTAQAGTSTAQAGTSTAQAGTSTAQTKRKQITKSEGEKKKKLTQEQAQLSEPLGTDRKKDEDCLQTPLMAPPTPPSSSSNKKQKNTTIPKHGIIKTRGPQEIHQLVEFSSSSNFPAVSELPTFEGLSAIPSSRLQSSQKPLEAHLDLKMSPSSSRSPCHNLSVSLTSDSNVHLNSNAHSIQSSGAQVPYVPSATGFSNVRVPLMPSKTVSCSSIAPHMSLIKVPSSIQDLHLPTQEAFSSTEDPHNQAIASKNLQTTKMPPTTLTSKAQLLKMPSSATSSSSVQVSHTLATVSRSTSVKQILQTTRSSSIQILNSATVKASKNVQASQVSLPTEPNYFQASVAPPSATPSSSTSLLVPLSKATSRAQSTQIHPERESICVQAHRAPSSTVSRNKCTTQLTQGAASGTGKAFSLPEVKASMKVQAPQVSSPTASMSILNPNATPPTTSSNLLAPHATSSTTYSILLAPYATLSTASSNLLAPQATVSTASSNLLAPHATLSTTSSNLLAPHATLSTTSSNLLAPHATSSTASSNLLAPQATLSTPSNSLLAPHATLSTTSSNLLAPHATSSTASSNLLAPHATSSTASSNLLAPHATLPTASSNLLAPQLCPVTASRALSAIPVPSATVHSSPSWTPRRGTVPKEPSREEGHHQGPKQVMVLKVTEPFTYDLEEDKRMFHATVATETEFFRVKVFDTALISKFIPRNIIAISDYFGCNGFLEIYRASCVSDVNVNPTMVISNTLRQRANATPKISYLFSQAKGTFVSGEYLVIKKTERNKAIYYGVKDNTGKMEVMVYGRLTNITCEPGNKLRLVCFELNLIEDGLQLKSVRHSYMQVINARR; encoded by the exons ATGGtgaaagaatataagagaattGTTCTGCTGAAAGGACTTGAATGTATCAATAAGCATCATTTTAGCTTATTTAAGTCATTGCTGGCCAGAGATTTAAGTCTGGAAAGAGACAACCAAGAGAAATACTCCACAATTCAGATTGCTAACATGATGGAAGAGAAATTCAAACCCGATGCTGGATTGGGTGAACTGATCGAGTTTTGTGAAAAAGTACCAGCTCTTAGAAAACGTGCTGAAATTCTTAAAAAAGAGAGATCAGAAG TAACAGGAGAAACATCACTGGAAAAAAATGGTCAAGAAGCAGGTCCTGCAACACCTACATCAACTACAAGCCACATGCTAACATCTGAAAGAGGAGAGACTTCCGCAACCCAGGAAGAGACTTCCACAGCTCAGGGGGAGACTTCCACAGCTCAGGCGGGGACTTCCACAGCTCAGGCGGGGACTTCCACAGCTCAGGCGGGGACTTCTACAGCCCAG acaaagagaaaacaaatcacaaaaagtgaaggtgaaaagaaaaagaagctcaccCAGGAGCAGGCTCAGCTTTCAGAACCTTTAGGAACCGatagaaaaaaagatgaagattGTCTCCAGACTCCTCTTATGgcaccaccaacaccacccagCAGTTCCTCAAACAAG aaacagaaaaacacaaccatcCCAAAACATGGTATCATAAAGACAAGGGGTCCTCAGGAAATTCATCAACTTGTAGAATTTTCATCATCCAGCAACTTCCCAGCTGTAAGTGAACTCCCGACCTTTGAAGGACTTTCAGCAATTCCTTCTAGCAGACTTCAGTCTTCTCAGAAGCCTCTAGAAGCTCACTTGGATTTAAAGATGTCTCCAAGCTCTTCAAGATCACCTTGCCATAATCTTTCAGTGTCTCTAACGTCAGACTCAAATGTTCATCTGAACTCTAATGCACATTCCATCCAGTCCAGTGGTGCCCAGGTTCCTTATGTACCATCAGCAACAGGATTCAGTAATGTCAGGGTTCCTCTTATGCCTTCAAAAACAGTGTCCTGCTCTTCCATTGCTCCTCACATGTCTTTAATAAAGGTACCCAGCAGTATCCAGGACCTTCACCTTCCTACACAAGAAGCATTCAGTAGCACAGAGGATCCTCACAATCAAGCAATAGCATCCAAAAATCTCCAAACTACTAAAATGCCTCCAACAACACTGACAAGCAAAGCCCAGCTCCTAAAGATGCCTTCTTCAGCAACATCATCCAGCAGTGTTCAGGTTTCTCATACTCTAGCAACTGTGTCCAGAAGCACCTCTGTCAAACAGATACTTCAAACAACAAGATCCAGTAGCATTCAGATTCTTAACTCTGCTACAGTAAAAGCATCCAAGAATGTCCAGGCCTCTCAAGTATCTTTACCAACAGAACCCAATTATTTCCAGGCTTCTGTGGCACCTCCATCAGCAACACCCAGCAGTTCTACATCTCTTCTGGTACCTTTGTCAAAAGCCACAAGCAGAGCCCAGAGTACTCAAATTCATCCAGAAAGAGAATCCATTTGTGTCCAGGCTCATCGTGCTCCTTCATCAACAGTGTCCAGAAATAAGTGCACCACTCAGTTGACACAAGGGGCAGCATCCGGTACTGGGAAGGCCTTTTCCCTCCCTGAAGTAAAAGCATCCATGAAAGTCCAAGCACCTCAGGTGTCTTCCCCAACAGCATCCATGAGTATCCTGAATCCAAATGCAACCCCCCCAACAACATCCAGCAATCTCCTGGCTCCACATGCAACTTCATCAACAACATATAGCATCCTCCTGGCTCCATATGCAACTCTATCAACAGCATCTAGCAACCTCCTGGCTCCACAAGCAACTGTATCAACAGCATCTAGCAACCTCCTGGCTCCACATGCAACTCTATCAACAACATCTAGCAACCTCCTGGCTCCACATGCAACTCTATCAACAACATCTAGCAACCTCCTGGCTCCACATGCAACTTCATCAACAGCATCTAGCAACCTCCTGGCTCCACAAGCAACTCTATCAACACCATCCAATAGTCTCCTGGCTCCACATGCAACTCTATCAACAACATCTAGCAACCTCCTGGCTCCACATGCAACTTCATCAACAGCATCTAGCAACCTCCTGGCTCCACATGCAACTTCATCAACAGCATCTAGCAACCTCCTGGCTCCACATGCAACTCTACCAACAGCATCCAGCAATCTTCTGGCTCCACAGTTGTGTCCAGTAACAGCATCTAGGGCTCTCAGTGCTATTCCAGTGCCTTCAGCAACAGTACACAGCAGTCCATCCTGG ACACCAAGGAGAGGAACTGTACCAAAGGAGCCTTCTAGGGAAGAAGGTCACCATCAAGGTCCCAAACAAGTGATGGTGCTGAAAGTAACAGAACCATTTACATATGACCTGGAAGAAGATAAAAGGATGTTTCATGCTACAGTGGCTACTGAAACTGAGTTCTTCAGAGTGAAGGTTTTTGACACAGCTCTAATAAGCAAGTTCATCCCAAGAAATATCATTGCCATATCAGATTATTTTGGGTGCAATGGATTTTTGGAGATATACAGAGCTTCCTGTGTCTCTGATGTGAACGTTAACCCAACAATGGTCATCTCAAATACACTGAGACAAAGAGCTAATGCAACTCCTAAAATTTCTTATCTTTTCTCACAAGCAAAGGGGACATTTGTGAGTGGAGAGTACTTAGTAATTAAG